The following are encoded in a window of Cucurbita pepo subsp. pepo cultivar mu-cu-16 chromosome LG12, ASM280686v2, whole genome shotgun sequence genomic DNA:
- the LOC111807821 gene encoding membrane protein PM19L gives MAQTMGRNMAAPLLFLNLIMYFILLGFASWCINRYINGTTYHPSMGGNGATPFFLTFAMLTAVMGVASKLAGLYHIRAWRSDSLAGAGSTSLLTWAVTVLAFGLACKQISIGGHRGWRLRVVEAFIIILTITQLLYLLLLHAGIFSRRYGPGYWDTDYGMGGGSAVPGEPPKGTAGTRVV, from the exons ATGGCTCAAACCATGGGAAGGAACATGGCAGCTCCATTGCTGTTTCTCAACTTGATCATGTATTTTATTCTCCTTGGGTTTGCTAGTTGGTGTATTAATAGATACATCAATGGCACAACCTACCATCCTA GTATGGGAGGCAACGGAGCAACGCCGTTTTTCTTGACATTTGCAATGCTAACAGCAGTTATGGGAGTGGCATCAAAACTGGCTGGACTCTACCATATCAGAGCTTGGAGGAGTGACAGCCTCGCCGGCGCAGGATCAACTTCATTGCTCACTTGGGCCGTAACTGTTCTAGCTTTTGG CTTGGCCTGCAAGCAAATCAGCATAGGAGGCCACAGAGGGTGGAGGCTGAGAGTTGTGGAAGCtttcataataatattgacaATCACCCAGCTTCTGTATCTGCTCCTGCTCCACGCTGGGATCTTCAGCCGCCGCTACGGCCCTGGTTATTGGGATACCGACTATGGCATGGGCGGAGGAAGTGCAGTTCCTGGAGAGCCTCCCAAGGGAACTGCCGGGACCAGGGTGGTTTAG